One genomic region from Tigriopus californicus strain San Diego chromosome 4, Tcal_SD_v2.1, whole genome shotgun sequence encodes:
- the LOC131879689 gene encoding uncharacterized protein LOC131879689, whose amino-acid sequence MGLASRQFFVLLVSLFVCNHKFAVSQTTLPAPTEPQDNKPTTTPVTIDENEEVSPTTLAPENEDVVDTIPTEPSVLATTGPSVEDFTLSDDEPVADEADSGAIEPEDEATTVMAPGEEDAGTTTATTTTTEIAVQRTEDFELTSTDPKYSGTYQFQFQEMTGGDILIHCQISVDSEEDFPEGERPVVFFNTASCSNIEAIEDLDGFQVAILDKHEDDSTLTVSTAIPFDDIGDGCLVILVPAPPADNAPLVNDDSPSDAQTGDTPSTDQSNGTPSTDQSNGTPQDQGSTPGDDAQPSIVPRDGGSTPNEGSLDRSSASRSVKKIFVPSLEERNDRVQWNPYDIAYFEKLIQGKFHRSKRALLPTTNRIGFVASDFRILTLGGAKTITFAASPSVAFRPAVINIRPVSSFSGGSSAPLDPFSTFPNVQLPGIGASFFNTISVILVIAYIIGFFVPFVGFPAIRRVSNTVDEWQVPRRMAKLLRYKVDVALNSLAHNVGTAVARFKRRNDNTSLNPNDYWRG is encoded by the exons AGCTCCAACAGAGCCACAAGATAATAAGCCCACAACAACTCCCGTCACAATTGACGAAAATGAGGAAGTGTCGCCAACGACCTTAGCACCAGAAAACGAAGACGTTGTAGATACAATTCCAACTGAGCCTTCAGTTCTGGCAACAACTGGACCTTCTGTGGAGGACTTTACTTTGAGTGACGATGAACCGGTCGCAGACGAAGCGGATTCAGGAGCCATTGAACCTGAGGATGAGGCTACAACCGTCATGGCACCTGGGGAGGAAGATGCCGGTACCACAACTGCCACAACGACGACCACCGAAATTGCCGTGCAGAGAACTGAAGACTTCGAGCTCACCTCGACTGATCCAAAATATTCCGGAACATATCAGTTCCAGTTCCAAGAGATGACCGGTGGAGATATCTTAATACATTGCCAAATTTCTGTGGATTCAGAGGAAGACTTTCCAGAGGGAGAGAGACCGGTGGTGTTTTTTAATACCGCCTCGTGCTCCAACATCGAGGCAATCGAGGATTTGGACGGGTTCCAAGTTGCCATTCTGGATAAACATG AGGATGACTCTACCTTAACCGTAAGCACAGCTATACCTTTTGACGACATTGGCGACGGttgtttggtcattttggtACCAGCCCCACCAGCTGACAACGCACCCTTGGTTAATGATGATAGTCCTTCCGATGCTCAAACTGGTGACACTCCAAGCACTGATCAATCGAATGGCACTCCAAGCACTGATCAATCGAATGGCACTCCCCAAGATCAAGGGTCAACTCCGGGCGACGATGCTCAACCCAGTATCGTTCCTAGGGATGGAGGGTCAACACCGAACGAAGGTTCATTAGACAGAAGTTCAGCCTCTCGGTCGGTCAAGAAGATCTTTGTTCCATCCTTGGAAGAACGCAATGATCGAGTGCAATGGAACCCATACGATATCGCGTACTTCGAAAAACTAATCCAAGGCAAATTCCACCGGTCAAAAAGGGCATTGTTACCAACAACAAACCGAATTGGATTTGTCGCCTCTGATTTCCGAATTCTGACTTTGGGTGGAGCAA aGACTATTACGTTCGCAGCCTCTCCTTCAGTAGCATTTCGCCCGGCGGTTATAAACATTAGACCAGTGTCCTCATTTTCTGGAGGATCGTCGGCTCCATTAGAtccattttccacatttcccAATGTCCAATTGCCGGGAATTGGAGCTTCGTTTTTCAATACTATCAGTGTTATCCTCGTCATTGCCTACATCATTGGCTTCTTCGTTCCATTCGTCGGGTTCCCTGCTATTCGAAGAGTCTCAA ACACTGTTGACGAATGGCAAGTACCCAGGAGGATGGCCAAATTATTGCGATATAAAGTGGATGTGGCCTTAAACAGTCTAGCCCATAATGTCGGCACTGCTGTCGCCCGGTTTAAAAGAAGGAACGATAATACTTCTTTAAATCCCAATGACTATTGGCGAGGCTGA
- the LOC131879687 gene encoding axoneme-associated protein mst101(2)-like, with amino-acid sequence MLRVIVVGCLLVHFSAGVPFPFAAPGKNCDLVRSSRNTGECFNEPECSNQCRTINEQQCSTVNRQQCNTVNEQQCQNINEQKCSTKVDRQCSTVNDRQCSTVNKQQCSTVNEQQCNTVNERKCNTVNKQKCDTVNERQCKTVNKQQCNTINEQQCSTVNEQQCSTVNEQKCTQVPQTTNEQQCNTVNEQQCNTVNEQQCSTVNEQKCSQVPQTINEQKCTTVNEKQCSTVNENKCSTTYEQQCSTVTDQQCSTVNEQQCSTVNKQQCNTVTEQQCSTVNKQECSTTYEQQCSTTYSTVNKNQCSTVHEKVCKTVHETECSSGRGSHGGYHSKRWKRSPHFYKKHGSTRSHRRSYGHSQKSYGGKQNCRSVPKQKCSSVPKRKCSNTQQKVPKQECRKVPKQSCRSVPKKECRPVSRQQCNNVPQKQCRNVPRQQCRPVSRQQCQKVPKQQCRNIPRQECRNVPRQQCQNVPRTTYKQQCSNVPRQQCRNVPKKQCKNVARQQCRSVPKTTYKTQCTNVPRQQCRNVPRQQCRNVPRQSCTNVPQQECKNVSRQQCRNVPEQQCRNVPRQQCRNVPKQKCVNVPQQECKNVARQQCQNVPKQECRNVPRRECKNVPRQQCRNVPEQQCRNVPRQQCENKCVDAYWCKVCN; translated from the exons ATGCTCCGG GTGATTGTGGTAGGCTGCCTGTTGGTGCACTTCAGTGCCGGTGTTCCCTTCCCATTTGCTGCTCCTGGCAAGAATTGCGATTTGGTGCGCTCCTCCCGTAACACGGGTGAATGCTTCAATGAACCGGAATGTTCCAATCAATGCCGGACCATCAATGAGCAGCAATGCAGCACGGTCAACCGACAGCAATGTAACACCGTCAACGAGCAGCAGTGCCAAAAcatcaatgaacaaaaatgtagTACCAAGGTGGATCGCCAATGTTCGACCGTGAATGACCGCCAATGCTCGACGGTCAACAAACAGCAATGTAGTACGGTCAACGAGCAGCAATGTAACACGGTTAATGAGAGGAAATGCAACACGGTTAACAAGCAAAAATGCGACACGGTCAATGAGCGACAATGCAAAACGGTCAACAAGCAGCAATGCAATACGATCAACGAACAACAGTGCTCCACGGTCAATGAACAGCAGTGTTCAACGGTCAACGAGCAGAAATGTACTCAAGTGCCGCAAACGACCAATGAGCAGCAATGCAATACCGTCAACGAGCAGCAATGTAACACGGTCAACGAGCAACAATGCTCCACAGTCAATGAGCAGAAATGTTCCCAGGTCCCGcaaaccatcaatgagcagaAATGTACCACCGTTAATGAGAAGCAATGCTCCACGGTAAACGAGAATAAGTGCTCTACCACCTATGAACAACAATGCTCCACCGTCACCGACCAACAATGTTCCACCGTGAATGAACAACAATGCTCCACCGTAAATAAACAACAATGTAACACCGTCACCGAGCAACAATGCTCCACGGTCAATAAGCAGGAATGTTCCACTACCTATGAACAACAATGCTCAACAACTTACTCAACAGTGAACAAGAATCAATGCTCAACTGTCCACGAAAAGGTGTGCAAAACTGTGCATGAAACTGAATGTTCCAGCGGGAGAGGCAGCCACGGTGGATACCATAGCAAGAGATGGAAGCGAAGCCCTCATTTCTATAAGAAACATGGAAGCACCCGTAGCCACCGCAGGAGCTATGGTCACTCTCAAAAAAGCTATGGCGGGAAACAGAATTGCCGCTCGGTTCCCAAGCAGAAATGCTCATCCGTTCCCAAGCGGAAGTGTTCCAACACTCAGCAAAAGGTTCCAAAGCAGGAATGTCGCAAGGTACCCAAACAGTCCTGTCGATCTGTGCCCAAGAAGGAATGTCGACCTGTATCTCGACAACAATGCAACAATGTCCCTCAAAAACAATGTCGCAATGTCCCAAGGCAGCAATGCCGCCCTGTTTCCCGTCAACAATGCCAGAAGGTACCCAAACAACAATGCCGAAATATTCCCCGACAAGAGTGCCGAAACGTTCCTCGTCAACAATGCCAAAACGTACCCCGGACCACATACAAACAACAATGCTCCAACGTACCCCGCCAGCAATGCCGAAATGTGCCCAAAAAGCAGTGCAAAAACGTGGCTCGGCAGCAATGTCGCTCAGTCCCCAAGACTACCTACAAGACCCAATGTACCAATGTACCCCGTCAACAATGCCGCAACGTGCCCCGCCAACAATGCCGTAACGTGCCCCGCCAATCGTGCACCAATGTTCCTCAACAGGAGTGCAAGAACGTATCCCGGCAACAATGTAGAAACGTTCCGGAGCAACAATGCCGCAATGTACCACGACAACAATGCCGCAATGTGCCTAAGCAAAAATGCGTCAATGTTCCTCAGCAGGAATGTAAAAATGTAGCTCGCCAACAATGCCAAAACGTTCCCAAACAAGAGTGTCGCAACGTTCCTCGAAGGGAGTGCAAGAATGTTCCTCGCCAACAATGTCGCAATGTTCCAGAACAACAATGCCGCAATGTTCCGCGACAGCAATGTGAGAACAAATGCGTGGATGCTTATTGGTGCAAGGTTTGCAACTGA